The genomic segment ACTCATGTATTTTCGCTCACCCGATTCAAAAAGACCGGCATGGCGGAAATAATAGCTGTCCATAAACTGCGATGAGATCTCAAAGCTGCGCTTCACTCCCGGTATCCGTCGCGTCCCATGAGCGCCTTGCGCAGTTGGGTCTCGGTGACGCGCGGCCATTTCAGTTTTCCCAACCAGCGATTGACTTTCGCCAGGTCGAAGGATTCGGCGTTGAAAGTTCCGCCAAGCCATTCCTTCATGGACTCGTGCTCGGGGTGTTTCGGGTTCTTGAGGACCTTGAGCAGTTCCGCATACCCCGGGAGGCCGCCGCAATCCTCCGGCGGACCAGCGCGGGCGCCGTCAAGGCAGAGCGCGGTCGTGGCCGCTGACGGCGGTCCGGGCAGGATTTTCTCCACGGTGATCTCGTGTTCCCAAGAATCTCCGAAATCGTACTCGTAGCCGAACTGCGCGCCTTCCTCCGGCGCGACTTGGGCCAGCGTTGCCTTCGACTCATCCCCATCCGGCTCCTCGCCAAAGCCCGTGTCCTCGTTATGGCTCGGATCGGTGTAGCGGCCTTCGGCCGTGAGGAAATGGTGCAAGTGGCTGTTGGTCCAGCCCATCGTCACCTGGAGGGCGGCGTGCAGCCAGGCGAGGCTGGCATGATCCGGCACTTGCAGCCTCCGCCAGACGGGTGACTTCGAGCCGAGGAGGACGATTTTGAGCTGGTAGATGGGGGCGTTGCCCTTGCTGGCGGCGGACTCTTTTGGTGGGATCATGGTGGGCGGGGGATTTTGAGCTGCCGGGTGGGACTGGCACAGACGGATTGCGGCAGATGGAGCGGGCCAGATAGTTTCTGATTTCGTCGTGGCGGGGAAGGTTATTTTGCTTTCCCCGCGTAACCGGCCAACTGTTTCTCCAGTTCGGCGATGCGGGCTTCTAGTTTCTGGCGGTCGGCGCGGTGTTCGTCCATTTCCATTTTCGGGAACATGCTCTCCGCGTAGTAGGGGAGATGCCCGGAGGTTTTATACATCTTCTCCTTCGCCAGGTGCGGCGTCCGCACGCGCACGTAACCGGCGGCGAACTCGGTTTCCTTCGCCAGCTTTTCCAGTTCTTCCACGAGGACCGTGCCCTTGGGCAGCCAGAGCGGCATGCCCGGCCCGACATACTCCGTGTCGATCGCAAAGAGCCCCATCTCCGCGCCGATCTTGCGATGGTCGCGGCGCTTGGCCTCCTCCAGCATCTTGAAATACTCCTCCAGTTGGGTCTTGTTTTTGAAGGCCGTCCCGTAGATGCGCTGCAACTGGGGATTCTTCTCGTCTCCCTTGTAGTAAGCGCTGGCCACACTGGTGAGCTTGAACGCGCCGATGTTGCCGGTGCGCATCACATGCGGACCCGCGCAAAGATCCACGAAATCCCCGTTCTGAAAGTAGGAGATGGCTTCTCCCTCCGGAATTTGCTTCAGCAAATCCAGTTTGAACCGGCTCGCGTTGCCTGGACGTTCGGACAGCCCGCCCAGCCGCCCGCTGTGGGCGTCCGCGACCGCATGCTCGCGGGTGACCATCCGCTTCTCGAAAACGTGGTTCGCTTTGATCTCCTTTTTCATCTCGGCTTCGATCTTTTCGAAATCCTCGGGCGAGATGCGATGGGAGCACTCGAGATCGTAGTAAAAGCCGTTCTCCACCGGCGGGCCGTACGCGAATTGCGAGTCCGGCCAGAGCCGCAGGATGGCAGTGGCCATGACGTGGGCGCACGAGTGCCGAATCCGCTCCAGTTCGGTCATTTTCTCGCGATCTTCGAGGGATTTGCGTGGGTTCGATTCAACAGGTTCAGAAGGCATGATGTCTCAGGATTTCGGAATTCGTCCGCCTCGGTTCAAAGTTCAGGACGCTGCACCCTTCGAGAAAGCCTCGAAGGTGCCGCCCATCAGAGCCCGGATGTCGCGCCGGATCTCCGCGTCGGCGGGCATCCAGCCGGTCCGCGCCAGATCTTTGTATTTCTCTTCGAGCACGAGGGCGATGATTTCGCGGGAGTGCTTCCATT from the Verrucomicrobiota bacterium genome contains:
- a CDS encoding plasmid pRiA4b ORF-3 family protein; its protein translation is MIPPKESAASKGNAPIYQLKIVLLGSKSPVWRRLQVPDHASLAWLHAALQVTMGWTNSHLHHFLTAEGRYTDPSHNEDTGFGEEPDGDESKATLAQVAPEEGAQFGYEYDFGDSWEHEITVEKILPGPPSAATTALCLDGARAGPPEDCGGLPGYAELLKVLKNPKHPEHESMKEWLGGTFNAESFDLAKVNRWLGKLKWPRVTETQLRKALMGRDGYRE